From a region of the Vanrija pseudolonga chromosome 2, complete sequence genome:
- the MIMI_L728_0 gene encoding putative protein, with protein sequence MDTSSSLLPTQPDGSARPALKWELPPSFAALLAQPVQDAVDALLAAAGVPLPKAAGKEVKKEVKPAAPSAPFLQALHTMPDTVTTNAALAYKSTDSALVDLFHLLTPGVPATAVFDALDKAWAEDPVSTLKIVFQARSIHEGKGSKTLFFRCLTWLWEHHPRTMIANLGLIVEPTCDRPRSKKRDEAKAKKEEKKNRGVEVLDDDGEVVEEAKAPEPEYPPRPHGTFDDLIDLLVVAINGQLKTTYHGNFEAIDGALSSVGVKSADLFKRARLEKKAGGYSRNGSGLINKAYVSAARLMKTKKSKKTGQDQVKRGRDWRNTSDMEMDSGDGDSMEGIEEAAPSSFEEEMFNSNSKRGRAAILSARAIEALTSDFKFQALYVAIVDIFATAITADLARLSAHNQYLELPQLKRKEEGYPKAGTSPHLFGMSFAAKWAPTPGKSADKQLHLATALALRLFPAEETKWARHKLQTQVLAPLRAALLVPETKMVQGPWKIEYTHVPARAMARHAEDFVVHDPTGFDKYILDLESGKTTVAGASLSPHEIAAKAYDGQPIPKRLANQQWAAMVEAVRSSSENELSNCIAIADVSGSMGFIGSWPTAKYVQPIWPCISLTLLLTELARPPWNGTFITFSYEPTVQRIDMSLPLSERIRNLSSADWGMNTDYAKAMKAILQVAVNNKLDPADMVKKIFVFSDMQFDESGGTAYGLTEHQTVAKLFTDAGYAMPEMVYWNLNGQYGAANKPVKADTPGVSLVSGFSGALMKYFIRALGDGPAEENEDEDDEAEAESSEDEDYVMDDFGDEAGTRKTDPAVPKEKKEKKAKKDKNPLDHLMAIIGNKVFDGVVVVD encoded by the exons ATGgacacctcgtcctcgctcctccccacccaGCCTGACGGCTCGGCCCGCCCAGCGCTCAAGTGGGAGCTGCCCCCGTCCTttgcggcgctgctggctcaGCCCGTCCAGGACGCCGtggacgcgctcctcgccgccgccggtgtgCCGCTCCCCAAGGCGGCAGGGAAGgaggtcaagaaggaggtCAAGCCTgccgccccctcggcgcccttccTTCAGGCCCTCCACACCATGCCGGACACGGTCACGACCAACGCCGCTCTCGCATACAAgtcgaccgactcggcgctcgtcgacctgttccacctcctcacccccgGTGTCCCAGCGACAGCCGTCTtcgacgccctcgacaagGCGTGGGCCGAGGACCCGGTGTCGACCCTCAAGATCGTGTTCCAGGCGCGCTCGATccacgagggcaagggcagcaaGACCCTGTTCTTCCGCTGCCTGACGTGGCTGTGGGAGCACCACCCCCGCACGATGATCGCCAA CCTTGGACTGATTGTCGAGCCTACGTGCGACCGCCCCCGCTCCaagaagcgcgacgaggccaaggccaagaaggaggagaagaagaaccgtggcgtcgaggtcctcgacgacgacggagagGTTGTGGAGGAGGCGAaggcgcccgagcccgagtaCCCCCCGCGGCCTCATGGCACGTTTGACGACCTCATCGACCTGCTCGTGGTCGCCATCAACGGCCAGCTCAAGACTACCTACCACGGCAACTTTGAGGCGATTGACGGCGCTCTGTCGTCTGTTGGCGTGAAGTCGGCCGACCTTTTCAAGCGCGCCCGcctggagaagaaggccgggGGCTATTCGCGCAACGGATCAGGTCTCATCAACAAGGCCTACGTGTCTGCCGCGAGGCTCATGAAGACGAAGAAGAGCAAGAAGACCGGACAGGACCAGGTCAAGCGGGGCCGTGACTGGCGCAACACGAGCGATATGGAGATGGAttcgggcgacggcgacagcatGGAGGGAATCGAGGAGGCCGCTCCCTCCTCGTTTGAGGAGGAGATGTTCAACTCGAACAGCaagcgcggccgcgccgccattCTCAGCGCCCGCGCCATCGAAGCCTTGACCAGCGACTTTAAGTTCCAGGCGCTGTACGTTGCGATCGTCGACATTTTCGCCACGGCGATCACTGCCGACCTTGCCCGCCTTTCGGCGCACAACCAGTACCTCGAGCTTCCGCAGCTgaagcgcaaggaggagggctACCCCAAGGCCGGCACGTCGCCACACCTCTTCGGCATGTCGTTCGCTGCCAAGTGGGCGCCTACACCCGGCAAGAGCGCGGACAAGCAGCTGCACCTCGCAACTGCGCTCGCTCTCAGGCTCTTCCCCGCCGAGGAGACCAAGTGGGCTCGGCACAAGCTGCAGACTCAGGTCCTCGCTCCGCTTCGCGCTGCCCTGCTCGTGCCCGAGACGAAGATGGTTCAGGGGCCTTGGAAGATTGAATACACGCACGTCCCGGCGCGTGCCATGGCCCGCCATGCCGAAGACTTCGTCGTCCACGACCCTACTGGATTTGACAAGtacatcctcgacctcgagtcggGCAAGACGACCGTGGCGGGTGCCTCTCTCAGCCCCCACGAGATCGCGGCCAAGGCGTACGACGGGCAGCCCATTCCCAAGCGGCTCGCCAACCAGCAGTGGGCGGCGATGGTCGAGGCAGTTCGGTCGAGCTCTGAGAACGAGCTCTCCAACTGTATCGCCATTGCCGACGTCTCGGGGTCAATGGGCTTTATTGGCTCGTGGCCGACGGCGAAGTACGTGCAGCCTATCTGGCCGTGTATCAGCCTGACGCTCCTGCTcaccgagctggcgcgcccTCCATGGAACGGGACGTTCATAACGTTCTCGTACGAGCCAACGGTCCAGCGCATCGACATGTCTCTGCCCCTCTCTGAGCGTATCCGGAACCTGAGCAGCGCCGACTGGGGCATGAACACCGACTACGCCAAGGCGATGAAGGCCATTCTCCAGGTCGCGGTCAACAACAAGCTCGACCCGGCTGACATGGTCAAGAAGATCTTTGTCTTCTCCGACATGCAGTTCGACGAgagcggcggcacggcgtacGGCCTGACGGAGCACCAGACGGTCGCCAAGCTGTTCACGGACGCGGGGTACGCCATGCCCGAGATGGTGTACTGGAACCTGAACGGGCAGTACGGCGCGGCCAACAAGCCGGTCAAGGCGGACACGCCAGGCGTGTCGCTTGTCTCGGGCTTTTCGGGTGCCCTGATGAAGTACTTCATCCGGGCCCTGGGCGATGGACCGGCAGAGGAgaacgaggacgaggatgacgaagctgaggccgagtcgtcggaggacgaggactaCGTGATGGACGACTTTGGAGACGAGGCCGGCACCCGCAAGACGGACCCGGCCGTTcccaaggagaagaaggagaagaaggcgaaAAAGGACAAGAACCCGCTCGACCACCTGATGGCCATCATTGGGAACAAGGTGTTCGACGGCGTTGTCGTTGTAGACTAG
- the Taf10 gene encoding Transcription initiation factor TFIID subunit 10, with protein sequence MSNTNGSPQADAAAPSIPTTAQINGTSPAASASSTPAQPAPATTTSDAGPSNAVKAEPDAGSSGPEPIAVDEEEGDKGKEKDEDKAESQLFATRREEEIARSDRSLAEFLVMLDGYKPLIPEEVTEYYLQRAGFECNDPRLKRLLSLSAQNFISDLSRDAFHFAKLRVSGTTAGRGRPSAGVDRNRVVLTMDDLSLALGEHGVNVKKPDYYL encoded by the exons ATGTCAAACACAAACGGCTCTCCACaggccgacgctgccgcacCATCCATCCCGACCACGGCCCAGATAAACGGCACGTCGCCAGctgcgagcgcgtcctcgaccccaGCGCAGCCAGCACCAGCTACAACAACCTCAGACGCGGGTCCATCAAACgcggtcaaggccgagccggATGCCGGATCTTCTGGCCCAGAACCAAtcgctgtcgacgaggaggaaggagacaagggcaaggagaaggacgaggacaaggccgagtCGCAGCTCTTTgcgacgcgccgcgaggaggagattgctCGCAGCGACAGGAGCTTGGCCGAGTTCCTGGTCATGCTTGACGGGTACAAGCCTCTG ATTCCCGAGGAGGTGACCGAGTACTACCTTCAGCGCGCCGGGTTCGAGTGCAACGACCCACGGCT AAAGCGCCTGTTGTCACTCTCGGCCCAGAACTTCATCTCGGACCTCTCACGCGACGCGTTCCACTTTGCCAAGCTCCGCGTGAGCGGCACGACCGCGGGCCGTGGCCGTCCGTCCGCTGGTGTGGACCGTAACCGCGTCGTCCTGACGATGGACGACCTcagccttgccctcggcgagcacggcgtcaaTGTCAAGAAGCCAGACTATT acCTGTGA